The Herpetosiphonaceae bacterium genome contains the following window.
TGGCTGGTGAGATTCTGTTGGTATGCCGAACTGGTTCGATCTCCAAACCTATCTTGAGCCGCTGAGCCTGGGCCTGGTGCAGCGCGGCATCCTCGCGGCGATCATCGTCGCGATCGTCTGTGGCGTGATGGGCACGTTCATCGTCGTGCGCGGCCTGGCGTTCCTGGGCGATGCGCTCGGCCACGCGGTGTTTCCGGGCGTTGTGGTCGCCTACCTGCTCAACTTCAACCTGCTGCTCGGCGGCCTGATCGCGGGCATCATCACCACGATCGGCATCGGCCTGGTGGCGCAAAACCGGCAGGTCCGCGAAAGCACCGCGATCGGCATCTTCTACACGGTGGCGTTCGCCCTCGGCGCGCTGCTGCTAAGCCGCAGCCGCTCTGCCAGCCGCGCGCTCAGCGAGCTATTGATCGGCAACGTGCTTGCGGTGCGGCCCCAGGATCTCCTTTTGACGGCGATCATCGGCGGCGGCGTGCTGCTGGCGGTCGCGCTGATGTACAAAGAACTGGTGCTGATCGCGTTCGATCCGGCGCTGGCCGCCGCGCAGGGCCGCAACGTCGCGCTCCTGAGCGCGGTGCTCTTCACGCTGCTGGCCCTGACGATCGTGGCCGCGCTTCAGACCGTCGGCAACGTGATGGTCGTCGCGCTGCTGGTAGTACCGGCGGCAACCGCGCGGCTGCTGGTCGCGTCACTGCCCTCGATCATGGCGCTGGCGGCGGGCCTCGGCAGCATCAGCACGATCGTCGGCGTGTATGTCTCGTACTACGCCAACATCGCGTCGGGCGGCGCGATCGTGCTCTGCGCCTGTCTCATCTTTTTTGGCGTGCTGGCGGCGCGCTCGGCCCGGAGCCGCTGGCCTGTCGCGGCGGCGAGGCCCTAGGAATGTGCTCGTCAGAATTCTTGCACAGAAATGCAGCATTCTGCCAGACAAAATCCCTATGCTATACTGAGCTATCAAGCGATGGAGGATAGAGGAATGGTTTCGATGACACATCAATAC
Protein-coding sequences here:
- a CDS encoding metal ABC transporter permease yields the protein MPNWFDLQTYLEPLSLGLVQRGILAAIIVAIVCGVMGTFIVVRGLAFLGDALGHAVFPGVVVAYLLNFNLLLGGLIAGIITTIGIGLVAQNRQVRESTAIGIFYTVAFALGALLLSRSRSASRALSELLIGNVLAVRPQDLLLTAIIGGGVLLAVALMYKELVLIAFDPALAAAQGRNVALLSAVLFTLLALTIVAALQTVGNVMVVALLVVPAATARLLVASLPSIMALAAGLGSISTIVGVYVSYYANIASGGAIVLCACLIFFGVLAARSARSRWPVAAARP